A genomic stretch from Gemmatimonadaceae bacterium includes:
- a CDS encoding FAD-linked oxidase C-terminal domain-containing protein, whose protein sequence is MTRIPQMPVSRRTGKGQQAPPPTPPRPDAVSGRDLHIDVPALEKWLRSDVRGEVRFNDGDRALYSTDASNYRQLPVGVVVPRSADDVVATVAACRAFGAPIMSRGGATDLAGATCNAAVVMDLSKYMNRVLEINWDEKWARVEPGTVLDDLRHRAEERSLTFGPDPATHARNTLGGMIGNNSCGMHAQMAGKVEENTLSLDVLTYDGERMRVGPTSEDELESIIGAGGVRGEIYSRLKVIRDTYGDQIRAKFPKIPRLVSGYALHQLLPEHGFNVARALVGTESTCVTVLEAKLRLVHSPRVRTLVVVAYDDIFTAGDHVAFCNEFKPIALEGIDASMFKYMHDKGMSTSGRKLFPNGGAWLVVEFGGDTKAEAAESAHKLMSGLEGKVDSSRVKLFEDVKQEHLIWHIREAGLGSTSKIPHDPDFYPGWEDSAVGPEDVGNYLRDLQKLFDRYGYTASLYGHFGQGCVHCSIDFDLYTPDGITRWTRFLNEAAHLVTSYGGSLSGEHGDGQARGSLLPIMFGDELVQAFREFKAAWDPRGMMNPGKVVDAYPVDRNLRWGPHYHPWDPATHFAFTEDRGSFAYAANRCVGTGKCRKHDSGTMCPSYMVTREEKHSTRGRSRLLFEMLEGNPLGDGWRDESVKDALDLCLACKACRGECPVNVDMATYKAEFLSHYYDGHRRPLSAYAFGLMHRWARLAAHAPRFANFFTQTPGLRSLAKAAVSIAPERRIPPFARRTFRHWFKHRKTPNPSSTPVVLWVDTWNNYFLPDTARAAVQVLEAAGFQVVVPQRPLCCGRPLYDYGMLGTAKKLLRETLDALGPHLRAGTSVVGLEPSCVSVFRDELTNILPNDDDAKRLHDQSFMLGEFLAEHLDHLKLPPMHRKAVVHGHCHAKSILKFDSQSEVLKAAGLEFTVLDSGCCGMAGAFGYEKGEHYDVSVACGERVLLPAVRQSARDALILADGFSCREQIVQTTGVRALHLADALKMSLDQRSV, encoded by the coding sequence ATGACCCGCATTCCGCAGATGCCGGTCTCCCGGCGGACCGGCAAGGGCCAGCAAGCGCCGCCGCCAACGCCGCCGCGCCCCGACGCGGTGAGCGGACGCGACCTGCACATCGACGTGCCGGCGCTCGAGAAGTGGCTGCGCTCGGACGTGCGCGGCGAAGTTCGCTTCAACGACGGCGATCGCGCGCTGTATTCGACCGACGCGTCGAACTATCGGCAGCTTCCGGTGGGTGTCGTGGTTCCGCGCAGCGCGGACGACGTTGTCGCCACCGTCGCGGCATGCCGCGCGTTCGGCGCGCCGATCATGTCGCGCGGCGGGGCGACCGATCTCGCCGGCGCGACCTGCAATGCCGCCGTGGTCATGGACCTGAGCAAGTACATGAACCGCGTGTTGGAGATCAACTGGGACGAGAAGTGGGCGCGCGTCGAACCCGGGACGGTCCTCGACGATTTACGCCATCGCGCCGAAGAGCGGTCGCTCACGTTCGGTCCCGATCCGGCGACGCACGCGCGCAACACGCTCGGCGGAATGATCGGCAACAATTCGTGCGGCATGCATGCGCAGATGGCGGGGAAAGTCGAGGAGAATACGCTCTCGCTCGACGTGTTGACGTACGACGGCGAGCGCATGCGCGTCGGTCCCACGTCGGAGGACGAGCTCGAGTCGATCATCGGCGCGGGTGGCGTGCGCGGCGAGATCTACTCGCGCCTCAAGGTGATTCGCGACACGTACGGCGATCAGATTCGCGCGAAGTTTCCGAAGATTCCGCGACTCGTGTCCGGGTACGCGCTGCACCAGCTGCTTCCCGAGCACGGATTCAACGTCGCGCGCGCGCTCGTCGGCACCGAGAGCACGTGTGTCACGGTGCTCGAAGCAAAGCTTCGTCTCGTCCATAGCCCGCGCGTCCGGACGCTGGTCGTCGTCGCCTACGACGACATCTTCACCGCCGGTGACCACGTCGCGTTCTGCAACGAGTTCAAGCCGATCGCGCTGGAAGGCATCGACGCCAGCATGTTCAAATACATGCACGACAAGGGTATGTCGACGTCTGGACGCAAGCTCTTCCCGAACGGCGGCGCCTGGCTCGTCGTGGAATTCGGCGGCGACACGAAAGCGGAGGCCGCGGAGTCGGCGCACAAGCTCATGTCGGGCCTCGAGGGGAAGGTCGACTCCTCACGCGTCAAGTTGTTCGAGGACGTCAAGCAGGAACACCTCATCTGGCACATTCGCGAAGCCGGGTTGGGCTCGACGTCAAAGATCCCTCATGATCCGGACTTCTATCCCGGATGGGAGGACTCGGCGGTCGGCCCCGAGGACGTCGGCAACTATCTGAGAGATCTTCAGAAGCTCTTCGATCGCTACGGCTACACGGCCTCGCTCTACGGGCATTTCGGGCAGGGCTGCGTGCACTGCAGTATCGACTTCGATCTGTACACGCCCGACGGCATCACACGCTGGACGCGCTTTCTCAACGAGGCGGCGCATCTCGTCACGTCGTACGGCGGATCGCTGTCGGGCGAGCACGGTGATGGACAGGCGCGCGGAAGCCTGTTGCCGATCATGTTCGGCGACGAGCTCGTTCAGGCATTCAGAGAATTCAAGGCCGCGTGGGATCCGCGCGGCATGATGAATCCCGGCAAAGTGGTCGATGCGTACCCCGTCGATCGCAACCTGCGTTGGGGACCGCACTACCACCCGTGGGATCCGGCGACGCACTTCGCGTTCACTGAAGATCGCGGAAGCTTCGCGTACGCCGCGAACCGTTGCGTCGGCACGGGGAAATGCCGCAAGCACGACAGCGGAACGATGTGCCCCAGCTACATGGTCACGCGTGAAGAAAAGCATTCGACGCGCGGCCGCTCGCGTCTGCTGTTCGAGATGCTCGAAGGCAATCCGCTGGGAGACGGATGGCGCGACGAATCCGTGAAGGACGCGCTCGATCTCTGTCTCGCGTGCAAGGCGTGCCGCGGGGAGTGCCCGGTCAACGTCGACATGGCGACGTACAAGGCAGAGTTTCTGTCGCACTATTACGATGGACACCGTCGTCCGCTGTCCGCCTACGCATTTGGCTTGATGCATCGCTGGGCGCGGCTCGCCGCACACGCGCCGCGATTCGCGAACTTCTTCACGCAGACCCCCGGGCTGCGCTCGCTCGCGAAAGCCGCGGTGTCGATCGCGCCCGAGCGGCGAATTCCGCCATTCGCGCGACGCACCTTCCGACATTGGTTCAAGCATCGCAAGACGCCGAACCCGAGCAGCACTCCCGTCGTGCTGTGGGTCGACACGTGGAACAACTATTTCCTGCCGGATACGGCGCGGGCCGCGGTACAGGTACTCGAGGCCGCTGGGTTTCAGGTCGTCGTTCCACAACGTCCGCTGTGTTGCGGACGACCCTTGTACGACTACGGCATGCTTGGCACCGCGAAGAAGCTGCTGCGAGAGACGCTCGATGCGCTCGGGCCGCATCTGCGCGCGGGAACGTCCGTGGTTGGCCTCGAACCAAGCTGCGTCTCCGTGTTTCGAGACGAGCTGACGAACATCCTGCCGAACGATGACGACGCGAAGCGACTGCACGATCAGTCGTTCATGCTCGGAGAGTTCCTCGCGGAACATCTCGACCACCTGAAGTTGCCGCCGATGCATCGCAAAGCGGTCGTGCACGGTCATTGTCACGCGAAATCGATTCTGAAATTCGACAGCCAATCCGAAGTGCTGAAAGCGGCAGGCCTCGAATTCACCGTGCTCGACTCCGGCTGTTGCGGCATGGCCGGCGCGTTCGGCTATGAGAAGGGGGAGCACTACGACGTGTCGGTCGCCTGCGGCGAACGCGTGCTTCTTCCCGCCGTTCGCCAGAGTGCGCGCGACGCGCTGATACTCGCCGACGGCTTTAGCTGCCGAGAACAGATCGTTCAGACGACGGGCGTGCGCGCGTTGCACCTCGCCGACGCGTTGAAGATGTCGCTGGATCAGAGGTCAGTATGA
- a CDS encoding vitamin K epoxide reductase family protein: MTHLTTERRWIIGLSALGAANMTAGALKQFGVIRRLPDLPVKGFDSNAVMSSGPAFVFGIPDTPLAITGLVANIPLALAGGEDRARTRPWIPLSIAAKSVVEVSVAAWFLWQMRYRLHTWCAYCIAGAFITAAIAVLNLRESREALPTRRARGIGIGAATAIAVGTLFAMHTLDERRRARRRRRK, encoded by the coding sequence GTGACACACCTGACGACCGAACGACGTTGGATCATCGGCTTGTCGGCACTGGGCGCGGCAAACATGACCGCTGGCGCGCTGAAGCAGTTTGGCGTCATTCGGCGACTCCCCGATCTGCCCGTCAAGGGTTTCGACTCGAACGCGGTCATGTCGAGCGGGCCCGCGTTCGTCTTTGGAATTCCTGATACACCGCTCGCCATCACCGGGCTGGTGGCGAACATTCCTCTCGCTCTCGCCGGCGGCGAAGATCGTGCGCGAACCCGGCCGTGGATTCCACTGAGCATTGCGGCGAAGAGCGTCGTCGAAGTGAGCGTGGCTGCCTGGTTCCTGTGGCAGATGCGGTATCGCCTTCATACCTGGTGCGCATACTGCATCGCGGGCGCGTTCATCACCGCCGCGATCGCCGTTCTCAATCTCCGCGAATCGCGCGAGGCGCTGCCGACGCGGCGCGCGCGCGGCATTGGCATTGGCGCGGCCACGGCCATCGCGGTCGGAACGCTATTCGCGATGCACACATTGGACGAGCGGCGCAGAGCAAGGCGTCGACGTCGGAAGTAA
- a CDS encoding glucan 1,4-alpha-glucosidase → MAAHGGAPGGPGVEPRWTSSAKSGVGTAIGARSMVWFTMAHGIVNEVYYPRVDQANVRDMQMIVTADPDFFAEEKRDTRHTVEMIETGVPAFRVTNSCNRDRFRIRKTLLTDPDRDVLLQSTTFDALSGSNRDYRLFVLLAPHLDNQGYGNTGWVGDYNGWPMLFARRGDSVLALACSATFASMSCGFVGVNDGWQQLSRDRRLTACYDDACNGNVALTGEIELPDASEAFVLALAFGRTPDEAAHAARASLLTEFDATCKAFIDGWRSYHARSRRLSATDDTTVECKLSVAVLQTHEDKVRRGAFIASLSIPWGNERGDHDLGGYHVVWARDLVEIAGGLLAAGYLSPAHHALHYLMTTQNADGHWPQNMWLDGRAYWSGNQLDETGFPILLADQLRRHRALGDLDPWPMVRSAAAYLARTGPVTPEDRWEEDGGYSTFTLAVEIAALLVAADFADRHRDATAANYLRQTADMWNASLERWTYVRGTPLATGAGVDGYYVRIAPGDLGDGDSTIAVKNQPPSRSEIVYSEMVSPDALALVRFGLRAPDDEKILNTIGVIDWLLCTTTPNGPVWHRYNDDGYGEHEDGSAFDGTGIGRGWPLLAGERGHYEVAAGRPNNAQLLLDAVRRQSGRGGLIPEQVWDAADIPERSLFCGCPSGSAMPLAWAHAEFLKLARSLRDERVFDTPPQTVRRYAGARRECRTSQWRFNNKVRAIPAGNTLRIEALAPFVAHWSCDEWRTVEDTDSVDSTLGIWFVDLPTADASAGGRVLFTFFWPQAGRWEGEDFAVHLDAARHPARASRSEGG, encoded by the coding sequence ATGGCTGCACACGGTGGCGCCCCAGGAGGGCCGGGGGTCGAGCCACGCTGGACGTCGAGCGCGAAGTCGGGCGTCGGGACCGCGATCGGCGCGCGAAGTATGGTGTGGTTCACGATGGCACACGGCATCGTGAACGAGGTGTACTATCCGCGCGTCGATCAAGCGAACGTCCGCGACATGCAGATGATCGTGACGGCCGATCCAGACTTTTTCGCCGAAGAGAAGCGGGACACGCGGCATACCGTCGAGATGATCGAGACTGGAGTGCCCGCGTTTCGAGTGACGAACAGCTGCAATCGTGACCGGTTCCGCATACGAAAGACTCTTCTCACGGATCCCGACCGCGATGTGCTGCTCCAGTCAACCACGTTCGACGCGTTGAGCGGTTCCAATCGAGACTACCGTCTCTTCGTGCTCCTCGCGCCTCACCTCGACAACCAGGGATACGGAAACACCGGATGGGTCGGCGACTATAACGGCTGGCCGATGTTGTTTGCTCGGCGCGGAGATTCCGTGTTGGCGCTGGCGTGCTCCGCAACGTTCGCGTCGATGAGTTGCGGCTTCGTCGGCGTCAACGATGGATGGCAACAGCTGTCACGCGACCGTCGGCTTACGGCGTGCTACGACGACGCGTGCAATGGCAATGTCGCGCTCACTGGTGAGATCGAGTTGCCCGACGCGAGTGAGGCGTTCGTGCTGGCGTTGGCGTTTGGCCGGACACCGGACGAGGCTGCACACGCGGCGCGTGCTTCGCTGCTTACCGAGTTCGACGCGACGTGCAAGGCGTTCATCGACGGATGGAGGTCTTATCATGCGCGATCGCGCCGCCTGTCCGCGACGGATGACACGACCGTCGAATGCAAACTCAGCGTCGCCGTGCTTCAGACGCATGAAGACAAGGTGCGGCGCGGCGCCTTCATTGCCAGTCTCTCGATCCCCTGGGGAAACGAGCGCGGCGACCACGATCTTGGCGGATACCACGTGGTGTGGGCGCGCGATCTCGTCGAGATCGCCGGCGGCCTGTTGGCGGCGGGATACCTCTCGCCCGCGCATCACGCGTTGCACTACCTGATGACGACACAGAACGCCGACGGCCACTGGCCGCAGAACATGTGGCTCGACGGACGCGCGTACTGGAGCGGCAACCAGCTCGACGAAACCGGATTCCCAATTCTGCTCGCCGATCAACTCCGCCGTCATCGCGCGCTCGGCGACCTCGATCCCTGGCCGATGGTGCGAAGCGCCGCGGCCTATCTCGCTCGCACTGGGCCGGTCACACCGGAGGACCGCTGGGAGGAAGACGGCGGATACTCGACGTTCACGCTGGCAGTGGAGATCGCCGCGCTGCTCGTTGCCGCCGATTTCGCCGACCGGCATCGCGATGCGACGGCTGCAAACTATCTTCGGCAAACGGCCGACATGTGGAATGCGTCGCTCGAGCGTTGGACGTATGTCCGCGGCACCCCGCTCGCGACGGGGGCCGGCGTCGACGGCTACTACGTGCGAATCGCGCCGGGCGATCTTGGCGACGGCGATTCAACGATCGCCGTGAAGAATCAGCCGCCGTCGCGCAGCGAGATCGTCTACAGCGAGATGGTGAGCCCCGATGCGCTGGCGCTCGTCCGCTTCGGGCTCCGCGCTCCGGATGATGAGAAAATTCTAAATACCATCGGCGTCATCGATTGGTTGCTGTGCACGACCACGCCCAACGGGCCCGTGTGGCACCGGTACAACGACGATGGGTACGGCGAACATGAAGACGGCTCCGCCTTCGACGGAACGGGCATCGGCCGAGGGTGGCCGCTGCTCGCCGGCGAGCGCGGCCACTACGAGGTTGCGGCTGGACGACCGAACAACGCCCAGCTGTTGCTCGACGCCGTGCGCCGCCAAAGCGGTCGCGGCGGGTTGATTCCGGAGCAAGTCTGGGACGCCGCGGACATTCCCGAACGGTCGTTGTTTTGCGGATGCCCGAGCGGATCGGCGATGCCACTGGCGTGGGCGCACGCCGAATTCCTCAAGCTGGCGCGCTCGCTTCGCGACGAGCGTGTGTTCGACACACCGCCGCAGACCGTGCGGCGATATGCCGGTGCACGACGAGAATGTCGTACGTCGCAATGGCGTTTCAACAACAAGGTCCGCGCGATTCCGGCCGGCAACACGTTGCGCATCGAAGCACTCGCGCCGTTTGTCGCGCATTGGAGCTGCGACGAATGGCGGACTGTCGAGGACACCGATTCCGTCGATTCAACGCTGGGTATCTGGTTCGTGGATCTGCCGACCGCGGACGCGTCGGCGGGCGGCCGCGTCCTGTTCACGTTTTTCTGGCCCCAAGCCGGGCGTTGGGAGGGTGAGGATTTCGCCGTACATCTGGATGCGGCGCGGCACCCGGCCAGGGCTTCGCGATCGGAAGGAGGCTGA
- a CDS encoding SDR family oxidoreductase → MSEVVVVTGASAGLGRAIVQRFARDGSAIGLIARGRERLESAKAEVEALGGRAIVLPLDVADAGAVEDAAATVERELGPIDVWINNAMVSVYSPIKEMSADEFRRVTEVTYLGYVHGTLAALKRMLSRDRGVIIQVGSALAHRSIPLQSAYCAAKHAVMGFHESLLSELIHDRSRVRATMVQMPAMNTPQFDWAKSRLPHKTQPVPPIFQPEVGADAVHHCVRHDVGREFLVAWPTVKAVLGEKVVPGYIDEKLGHEGYQGEQTSEPANPERADNLWQPAPGDFAAHGRFDDRARDASVELWVAKRKPWLMLGGALALGATLGGVFTRDRR, encoded by the coding sequence ATGAGCGAAGTTGTCGTCGTCACCGGCGCCTCGGCCGGGCTGGGTCGCGCCATCGTTCAGCGATTCGCCCGGGACGGCAGCGCGATCGGTTTGATCGCGCGCGGCCGCGAACGCCTCGAGAGCGCGAAGGCCGAAGTGGAGGCACTCGGCGGCCGCGCGATCGTGCTCCCGCTCGACGTCGCGGACGCCGGTGCCGTCGAAGACGCCGCCGCGACGGTCGAGCGCGAGCTTGGGCCGATCGACGTCTGGATCAACAACGCGATGGTCTCGGTCTACTCGCCGATCAAGGAGATGAGCGCCGACGAATTCCGTCGCGTGACCGAAGTGACGTATCTCGGTTACGTGCATGGAACGCTCGCCGCGCTCAAGCGAATGCTGTCGCGTGACCGCGGCGTCATCATCCAGGTGGGATCCGCACTCGCGCATCGGAGCATACCTCTGCAATCGGCGTACTGCGCGGCAAAGCACGCGGTCATGGGATTTCACGAATCGTTATTGAGCGAACTGATACACGACCGCAGTCGCGTGCGGGCGACGATGGTGCAGATGCCGGCGATGAATACGCCGCAGTTCGATTGGGCGAAGAGCCGGCTGCCGCACAAGACGCAGCCGGTGCCGCCGATCTTTCAGCCCGAAGTCGGCGCCGATGCCGTGCATCACTGCGTTCGTCACGATGTTGGACGCGAGTTTCTGGTCGCGTGGCCAACCGTGAAGGCGGTGCTCGGCGAGAAAGTGGTGCCGGGATACATCGACGAAAAGCTCGGGCACGAGGGGTATCAGGGCGAGCAGACGAGCGAGCCGGCGAATCCCGAACGAGCCGACAATCTCTGGCAGCCGGCCCCCGGAGATTTTGCGGCCCACGGACGGTTCGACGATCGCGCGCGCGATGCGAGCGTCGAGCTCTGGGTCGCGAAGCGGAAGCCATGGTTGATGCTCGGCGGTGCCCTCGCGCTCGGCGCGACACTCGGTGGCGTGTTCACGCGAGATCGCCGGTAA
- a CDS encoding enolase C-terminal domain-like protein, which produces MGATQSYSVPLDDLTVRAYRVPTDTPNESDGTFVWNGTTLVVVHAAAGGATGLGYTYANVATATLIRDSFASLVRGMDVLSIGRIWRTLVESVRNVGRTGIASMAISAVDTALWDLKARLLSLPLVSLLGATRESAPVYGSGGFTSYTVRQLCDQLAGWVESGIPRVKMKIGRDARADVERVAAARAAIGDGAELFVDANGAYERKQALAQAERFAEQRVTWFEEPVYHRDLRGLRFVREHAPPGMEISVGEYGYAPDTFASIVRSGATDVLQADASRCEGITGLIVVDGFCDATATPLSTHCAPSLHAHVACAAKRVRHVEYFHDHARIEQMLFDGVLTPRDGALHPDLGRHGLGLELKQADALKYEVA; this is translated from the coding sequence GTGGGCGCCACGCAGTCGTATAGCGTGCCGCTCGACGATCTCACGGTCCGCGCGTATCGCGTGCCGACGGACACACCGAACGAGTCGGACGGCACGTTCGTCTGGAACGGAACGACGCTGGTCGTCGTGCACGCCGCCGCGGGTGGCGCGACGGGGCTGGGCTACACGTACGCGAACGTCGCGACGGCGACGCTCATCCGCGATTCGTTCGCGAGCCTCGTACGGGGCATGGACGTACTGTCGATCGGCCGCATCTGGAGGACGCTCGTCGAGAGCGTACGGAATGTCGGACGCACGGGCATCGCATCGATGGCGATTTCCGCGGTCGATACCGCGCTGTGGGATCTCAAGGCGAGGCTTCTGAGCCTGCCGCTCGTTTCGCTGCTCGGCGCCACGCGTGAGTCGGCGCCGGTCTACGGCAGCGGAGGCTTCACATCGTACACTGTTCGCCAGCTCTGCGATCAGCTCGCGGGGTGGGTGGAATCCGGCATTCCGCGCGTGAAGATGAAGATCGGCCGCGACGCGCGCGCCGACGTCGAACGCGTCGCGGCCGCTCGGGCGGCGATCGGCGACGGCGCCGAGTTGTTCGTCGATGCGAACGGCGCGTACGAGCGGAAGCAGGCGTTGGCGCAAGCGGAGCGATTCGCCGAGCAGCGCGTGACCTGGTTCGAGGAGCCCGTGTACCACCGCGACCTGCGCGGCCTGCGATTCGTTCGCGAGCACGCGCCGCCGGGAATGGAAATCTCGGTCGGCGAATACGGATACGCGCCGGACACCTTCGCGTCGATCGTGCGCTCCGGTGCGACCGACGTGTTGCAGGCCGACGCGTCGCGATGCGAAGGCATTACGGGCCTCATCGTTGTCGACGGATTCTGCGACGCCACGGCGACGCCGCTGTCGACGCACTGCGCACCGTCGCTCCACGCACACGTGGCGTGCGCGGCGAAGCGGGTGCGACACGTCGAATACTTTCACGACCACGCGCGCATCGAGCAGATGCTCTTCGACGGTGTGCTCACGCCGCGCGACGGCGCGCTGCACCCCGATCTCGGCCGTCATGGCCTCGGACTCGAGCTCAAACAGGCGGACGCGCTCAAGTACGAGGTCGCATGA